The Thermococcus henrietii genome segment ACCACAGGCAGTCGGCACAGCTTGGCGTGTTGCCCCAGCAGTCGTAGTTCGTATCCTGCACAAAGGAGCAGGACTCGTTCAGCGGGCAGTCGGTACAGCTCGGGTAGAGGGCGTTTTTGACAACGTAGCGGAACCAGCTGTATTCCCTGTTTGTCCATATCTCCGCCAGGCTCTTCTCGCGGACGTTGCCGAAGGAGTGCGCGTAGACCTTCTTCTCCCTGCCGAGGATTATCTCGGGATAGGTGTGCAGGAAGCGATAGCAGGGAGCAACTTCGCCGTCCCACCTAACGACCGCCACCTTCTTGTCAACGAACTCGCACTTGCGCTCGGTCCTCAGGGAGAACTCCGCTATCTTGTGAAGGTAGCCGTGGTATATCGCCTCAAGCTTGTCAACGATTGGCTTCATGTCAACGGAACCGTCGTAGACTATCAGCTCCGCGTGCTCCTTGGTGATTGGAATCAGGTTTGAGATAAGCAAAGTGTCAACGCCGAGGGAACCGACGTAGTGAGCTATCTCCGGCAGTTCCCTGTAGTTCTCCTTGGTTGCAACCACCTCGACGCCGATGTGGGGAACGTCGCTTCCGAGCTCTCGCTTAACTTCCTGAATCTTCCTTATGCGCGAGCTGGTGTAGTCGGGCTTTATGTGGCCGATGTCAACGGGCTGAGTCGGCACGGAGTCAATGGAAAAGTATATGAGGTCGAGGCCGAGCTTTACGAGCTCTTCGATACGCTTGTCGGTGAGCAGAAAGCCGTTGGTGCTTATTCCAAGGGCAAAACCGCGCTTTTTAACCTCCTTCGCCATGTCCATGAAGCGCGGGTGAACCGTCGGCTCGCCGATTCCGCCGAAGTAAATCATCTCCAGCTCGGGGAGCTCTTCGGCGTCGTCGAGAATCTTGAGGAACAGCTCCCAGTCCATGTCGCCCTCTGGGTCGTCCCAGTACTGCTTGAAGCACATCTCGCAACGCAGGTTACAGCGGTTGGTTATCTCTATGTAGAGGTAGTGGATGTCCGGCTTCTTTGGGATTAGAACCTTGTAGTCTGACAAATCGAAAAGGTGGTGGTCCTCCATATTCGACACCTAAGGGAGGGGTTAAATGGAACCGCTTATAACAGTTGGTGGGCAGAAGTGGGTAAGGAGCAAAGCTTATAAGGGCTCCCCCAGTTATCCCGTCGGGATGGGCCGGTAGCTCAGCCTGGTTAGAGCGCGGGGCTTTTAACCCCGTGGCCGCGGGTTCGAATCCCGCCCGGCCCGCCATAGAAACTTTTGCCGAGCAAAAGTTTCATCAAAGTTCGTGATTCCCTTTTGAAAAAAGCTTATTCTTTGAGTGGATTTCTTTTTGAGTTTGCTTCTTTGGAGAGTGAATTCCTTTAAAAGCGTCTTTTAAAGGGGTTCAAGCCTTTTTTGCGCTCCTTCGGAGCGCGGTTTAAGTAGAACCCGTGTGAGGGAGTCCTTAGAGTGTGAATTCAAACTCTCAACGGCTGACTTGATTTTGAAATCCTTTGAAGAGGAGCCCTAAAGAGGAATCACAAGCTTTTTGGTGAAGCTTTCTCAAAGCTTGCTGGCGAAAAGTTTGACCAAAAGTGTTTGACTATTCAAAAAGTAGAGTTTATAGTTCGTGCACGTCAAGGGGTGTCTCTTGTTGGGAGTTTCTTTTGGACTTGCTCTTTCGAGAGTGTTTCACTCCCCAAACGGTGTCCAAAAGACGCCAAAAATGAGTTGAAATTGTTTCACTGGGCCCCTTTAATGTTAAACTTACGTTGGACTCTTTAATTAGAGAGTGCACGATTGGCTTCTTGCTCTTTGGTGAGAAAGGGCGCTTTTTTCGCCAGCCTTTTCCAAAGGCTGTTGTAAAGCTTGTTCGCCTGTGCGACGTCGAGCTCTGCTCGACGCGAGGGATGAAAGTCCCGCAGAGTTTGACCAAGGTCGGTGATTCTCTTCTAAGAATGCAATTCTAAGAAGTTTGCACTCTCAAATGATAGTGCTCTCAAAGAATTCTCTTCGAGGAACCCTCTGGGAGGGTTCTCTAAGAAGCGCTCCTTCAGAGCGCGAGAAAAAGTAAACCCAAGCGAGAAAGCTTCTAAAATTTAGGAATTCGCATTCCAAAAAGCCGTTAAAAGCGCAAACACTCCAAAAGGAACCCCTACAAAAAGAATCACAAACTTTGATGAAGCTTTGTGAAGGCAAAGTTTCCCAACGTGGGGCGAAGCCCCACTCCGGGGGTTTGAGAGTACAGAGCAAGCCTTAGAAAAGCTTGACCAAAAGTTAGTAGCTCTTCACCTCTAGGCTCGAATAGAAGAATTTTTGCCTGCAAAACTGCACACTCCCAAAGGAGAATACACTCAAACAGCCCTCTCAAAAGGGGTTTGCTCTCTTCTTGACGCCCTTCGGGCGTCGATTCTAACAACAAACCCGTACTCAATGGGTAATTTGATAAGTTCTCAAGTGGAACACGGTCAATCAAAGAGAAAATCTCTCAAAACGTAACTTTCAGAAGGGGCTACCAACTTTGATGAAACTTTGCCCAGCAAAGTTTCCTTGCAAAAAAATTACACACATCCAACCACGAAAAAGGGTTGCAGGGTTCGAAAGTCTTTTAAATAGTCTCCATAAGCTCCCTTCAGCGCGTTGGGGTTAGGGAGGACAGTGGGGGCGAAATATGGCCTGGCACGTCTTCATTCCCGATTCCCTCCTTGAGGAAACCGACAACCCAAAAATCCGGACGTACAAGGTTGGGCAGGTTGCGAGGGCCTGCGCAATCTTCGGCGTCGAGCACATCTGGATTTACAGGGCAGGCGGAAGGGACGGGAAGTTCATAAAAACGGTCCTTGAGTACATGGAAACACCGCAGTACCTCAGAAAGAGGCTGTTTCCCCTGATGCCCGAGCTCAAGTACGTGGGCGTCGTCCCCCCGCTCAGGACGCCACATCACAAGCTCAAGGGAAAACCAAAGGTCGGGGAAATCCGCGAGGGCTACGCCTTCCGGAAGGGAAGGAGAATCTACGCGGACATCGGGCTCGACGAGCTGGCGCTCGTTGGGGGGAACGTCGAAGGCAGGGCAACGTTCAGAATCGTGTCAACGAGGCCCCTCAAGGTCGTCCCGGCGAAGCCGGTTGAATACTGGGGATACAAAGTTCACCTGAGCGGGAAGCCCCTGGCGAAAACACTTAAAAAGGCTCACCTGGATTTGGCAATCGCGACCTCGAGGAAGGGTCGCGACGTGAGAAAGGTCAACCTTCCCCCGCTCGAAGGGGAGGTTGGTATTGTCTTTGGCTCGCCGAGGAAAGGCGTCATGGAGCTCCTCGGCGGAGAGTACGAGTTCGACTTCGTGCTCAACACGATTCCGAATCAGAAGACTAAAACCGTCCGCACCGAGGAGGCGCTCCTCGCCACGCTGGCGATATTCAATCTCATGAGGAGGGATTGAGATGGGAAAGGTTCACAGACCAAGGAGAGGTTCACTCGCCTTCAGCCCAAGGAAAAGGGCTAGGAGTGTAGTCCCGAGAATCAAGAAGTGGCCAAAGGACAGTGAGGTCAGGATGCTGGGCTTTGCTGGCTACAAGGCCGGAATGACCCACATCCTCATGATAGACGACAGCCCCGGGCTCACCAAGGGCAAGGAGATATTCGTGCCCGTGACCATAGTTGAGGTTCCGCCTCTCTTCGTCTACGGAATCAGGGCCTACAAGCAGGGCTACCTTGGCCTTGAGACCGCTACGGAGGTCTGGTTCCACGAGCTCAACGACAACGTCAAGAGGCGCATAAAGACCCTGCCGAAGAACTACGACGAGGAGGCCTTCAAGGCCAAGCTCGGTCAGCTTGAGGACCTCGTCAACGACGGTGAGATTGTCGACGTCAGGCTTCTCGTCCACACCCAGCCCTGGCTCATCAAGCTCAAGAAGAAGCCGGAGGTTATGGAGTACGCCATCGGTGGCGACGACGTCAAGGCCAAGTTCGACTACGCCAAGGAGAAGATAGGCAAGGAGCTCCGCGCGAGCGAGGTTCTTCACGAGGGAGAGCTCCTCGACGTCATAGCGGTCACCAAGGGTAAGGGCACCCAGGGCCCGGTCAAGCGCTGGGGAGTCAAGGTCCAGTTCCACAAGGCCCAGAGGGCTGGAAAGGGCAGGCACATCGGTAACCTCGGTCCATGGCACCCGGCGAGGGTCATGTGGACCGTTCCACAGGCCGGTCAGATGGGCTTCCACCACAGGACCGAATTCAACAAGAGGCTCATCGCCATAGGCGAGAACGGAAAGCTTGTGCTCAACGGCAACGAGATTGAGATAACCCCGAAGGGTGGCTTCCCGCACTACGGAATCGTCAGGAGCGACTTCCTCATGATTGAGGGTAGCGTTCCGGGTTCGTTCAAGAGGATAATCCGTGTTAGGCCCGCTATAAGGCCACCCAAGAAGAAGCCACCCGTTGAGAGGCCCCAGATAACCTACGTCAGTAGGGAGTCCAAGCAGTGAGGTGAGATAAATGAAGGTTAAGGTCTTCAACCTCGAAGGCGAGCCCGTTGAGGAGATAGAGCTCCCCAAGGTGTTCAGCACTCCCTTCAGGCCCGACCTCATCAGGAGAGCTGTCATCGCTTCCTGGACCCACAGGATACAGCCCCAGGGAAGGGACCCGCAGGCGGGTAAGAGAAGGGTCACCGAGAACATCGGTAAGGGCCACGGAATGGCGAGGGTTGAGAGGATAAAGACCCCGCCGAGGTTCGCAGCGTTTGTTCCCTTCGCTCGCGGTGGAAGGAGAACCCACCCGCCGAAGGTCGAGAAGATAATCTGGGAGGACATCAACAAGAAGGAGCGCAGGTTGGCAATAATGAGCGCCATAGCGGCAACCGCCAACCCTGACCTCGTGAAGGCGAGGGGACACGTCACCGACAACGTTCCGGCCTTCCCGCTGGTCGTCGTTGACGACCTTGAGAAGGTCTTCAAGACCGCCCAGACCAGGGAGATATTCAAGAAGCTCGGCGTCTGGGACGACATCGAGAGGGCCAAGAGGAACACCAAGATAAGGGCCGGAAAGGGCAAGATGCGCGGAAGGCGCTACAAGAAGGCCAAGGGCCCGCTCATCGTCGTTGCCAAGAACGAGGGAATCGTCCAGGGAGCGAGGAACCACCCGGGCGTTGACGTCGTTACCGTTGACAGCCTCGGCGTTGAGCTTCTCGCGCCCGGAACTCACCCCGGAAGGCTTACGGTCTGGACTAAGGGCGCTATAGAGAGGCTTAGGGAAATCTACGGGTGATGAGAGATGGACCCCTATAAGGTTATCATAAGGCCGCTCGTTACCGAAAAGGCCGTTTCGCTCATAGAGAGGGAGAACAAGCTCACCTTCATAGTGGACAGGAGAGCCACGAAGGCCGACATCAAGAGGGCCGTGGAAGAGATGTTCAACGTCAAGGTCGAGAAGGTCAACACCCTCATTACCATGAGGGGCGAGAAGAAGGCCTACGTCAAGCTCAAGCCCGAATACGACGCGAGTGAGATTGCCGCAAGGTTGGGATTGTTCTGAGGTGATGTGAGATGGGAAAGAGTCTCATACAGCAGAGGAGGGGTAAGGGAACCACAACCTTCCGCGCTCCTTCCCACAGGTACAGGGGCGCCGTTAAGTACGTTCCTCTCAACGTCGTGAAGGAGAAGACCCTCAGGGGAATCGTTGAGGAAATCCTCCACGACCCCGGAAGGACTGCTCCCGTCGCTCGCGTTAAGTTCGAGGACGGAACCAAGAAGCTCATCCTCGCTCCGGAAGGAGTTCTCGTCGGCCAGGAGGTCTACATTGGCCCAGAGGCTCCGATAGCGATAGGCAACACCCTCCCGCTCGCCAAGATACCGGAGGGAACCTACGTCTACAACATCGAGGGCGTTCCGGGCGACGGCGGAAAGTACGTCAGGGCTGGAGGAACCTACGCCCTCGTTGTCAGCAGGGAGAAGGACAAGGTCATCGTCCAGCTTCCGAGCGGTGAGCTCAAGCAGTTCAAGCCCGAGTGCAGAGCTACTATCGGTGTCGTTGCAGGCGGTGGAAGGCTCGAGAAGCCAATAGTCAAGGCTGGTAAGGCCTACTACATCGCCAAGGCCAGGAACAGGTTCTGGCCCAAGCCGAGGGGTGTCAAGATGAACGCCGTCAACCACCCGCACGGTGGTAAGGAGCACCACATCGGTAGGCCCTCGACCGTTTCGAGGCGCGCTCCGCCCGGAAGGAAGGTCGGTCACATAGCCGCGAGAAGAACTGGTAGGAGGAAGTGAAGATGGCGAGAAAGAAGGAGTTTAAGTATAGGGGTTACACGCTCGATGAACTGCTCAACATGTCCCTTGAGGAGTTCGCCAAGCTCCTCCCGGCCAGGCAGAGGAGGAGCCTCAAGAGGGGCCTCTCCCCGGAGCAGAAGAAGCTCCTCAGGAAGATTAGGCTTGCCAAGAAGGGCAAGTACAACAAGCCCATAAGGACCCACAGCAGGGACATGATAGTCCTCCCCGAGATGGTCGGCATTACGATTCACGTCTACAACGGCAAGGAGTTTGTCCCGATTGAGATAAAGGAGGAGATGATAGGCCACTACCTCGGTGAGTTCGCCCTCACGAGGAAGATAGTCCAGCACGGCTCACCGGGTGTCGGAGCCACCAGGTCCTCGATGTTCGTGGCAATCAAGTGAGGTGGTTTAGATGAGCAGGGGCAGGTTTTCCTACTCATTCCAAAATTTTGACCCTGAAAGAATGGCTCGCGCGAGCGGAAGGGACCTCAGGATTTCACCCAAGCACAGCGTCGAGCTCCTCAGGGAGATAAGGGGCATGATGCTCAACGACGCCCTCAAATACCTAGACGACGTCATAAACCTCAGAAGGCCCGTTCCTATGAAGCGCTTCAACGACAGCCAGGGCCACAAGCCGGGCAAAGGCTTCGGTCCCGGTCGCTACCCGGTCAAGGTCGCCAAGGCCGTCAAAAAGATACTCCTCAACGCCAAGAACAACGCCGAGCAGAAGGGCCTCGACGTCGACAGGCTCAAGATAATCCACGCCGCCGCCCACAGGGGTCCGGTCCTCAGGGGTTACATCCCAAGGGCATTCGGAAGGGCCACCCCGTTCAACGAGGAGACGACCCACATAGAGATAGTCGTCGAGGAAATTAGGAGGTGAGACCTTTGGCTATCGAGAGGTACTTCATCAAGGAAGGCGTTAAGGAGATGCTCATCGACGAGTACCTTGAGAAGGAGCTCAGGAGGGGCGGTTACGGAGGCCTCGACATCAAGAAGACGCCCCTTGGAACCAAGGTCATAATCTTTGCCGCGAGCCCCGGTTACGTTATCGGCAGGGGTGGAAGGAGGATAAGGCAGCTCACGAGAATCCTCGAGACCCAGTTCGGCCTTGAGAACCCGCAGATTGAGGTCGAGGAAATCAAGAACCCCTACCTCAACGCCAAGGTTCAGGCCGTTCGTCTGGCTCAGGCCCTTGAGAGGGGAATCCACTTCAGGAGGGCCGCTTACTCAGCAATCAGGGCTATCATGAGGAACGGTGCTCGCGGTGTTGAGATTAGGCTCAGCGGAAAGCTCACCGGCGAGAGAGCCAAGAGCGTCAGGTTCTACCAGGGCTACCTCGCCAAGGTCGGCAACCCGGCCGAGACCCTCGTCAGCAAGGGCTACGCCCAGGCACTGCTCAAGCTCGGTGTCATCGGCGTTAAGGTTGCAATCATGCCGCCCGACGCGAGGCTTCCGGATGAGATTGAGGTCAAGGACATAGTCGAGGAAGAGGTGAGCGCCGATGAAGCCCAGTGAGATTAGGGAGATGAGCATCGAGGAGATAGACAAGAAGATAAGGGAACTCCGCCTCGAGCTTGCCAAGGAGAGGGGCGTGCTCACCATGGGGGCGTCCATGGAGAACCCCATGGTCATTCGCAATCTCAGGCGCGACATCGCGCGCCTGCTTACCATAAAAAAGGAGAAGCTTAGGGAGAAAAGGTGAGGTTAGGTGCCGAGGATTGTGAACCCTCTGGATGAGATGCTCTTTAAGGAGGTCCTAAAGGAACAGCAGAGGATCAGGGTCTACATCGAGAGGGCCCGCTACGGAAAGCTTAAGACCATAATCGAGGGCATAGACGAGAAGGAGTTCGACCTCGAAGACATAGCAAAGAAGCTGAAGGCGAAGCTGGCATGTGGCGGAACCGTGAAGAAGGGAAGGATAGAGCTCCAGGGCGACCACAGGGACCGTATCAAGAAGTTGCTAGGAGACCTTGGATTTTCCGAGGAGCTCATAGAGGTCGAGTGACGCGGAAAAACATAGTCTGGCACGAGCTCATAGGCCTCAAAGCAAAGATTATAAGGGCATCTCATCCAGAGCTGGTCGGCATCGAGGGCTACGTCCTTGACGAGACGAGGAACACCCTCACCATAGGTGGGGAGAGGGTTTGGGTCGTTCCAAAGGACGTGGTCGAGATTGAGTTCGACCTCGGCGATGAGAAAATCCGAATCAACGGTCGTGATTTGATTGGAAGGCCCGAGATGAGACTCAAGAAGAGGTGGCGGAAATGAGAGAGATTGGATTGAGGGTTCAGCCTCCCGCTGAGGTGTGTAACGACCCCAAGTGCCCTTGGCACGGGAACCTCAAGATACACGGGAGATACGTTGAGGGTATAGTCGTCAGCGACAAGGGTAAGAAGACCGTCGTCGTCGAGAGGCAGTACTACCACTACCTCAAGAAATACGAGCGTTACGAGCTCAGGAGGAGCAAGGTTCACGCCCACAACCCGGAGTGCATTAACGCCAAGACCGGCGACAAGGTCCTCATAGCCGAAACCAGGCCGATAAGCAAGACCAAGAGCTGGGTCGTCGTGGCCGTCCTTGAGAGGGCCGAGAGGAAGGAGGGGGTGTGAGGCAATGGCCAAGAAGGGTGCCGGTGCGACGAGGGGAATCAGCCCCGTCAGGCCGACCCGCGCGCTCCCGATTGGGGCCTACCTCAAGGTCGCCGACAACAGCGGTGCCAAGGTCATTCAGATAATAGGCGTCGTCGGCTACAAGGGAACCAGGAGGAGGCTCGCCTCTGCCGGAGTTGGCGACATGGTCGTTGCGACCGTCAAGAAGGGAAGGCCCGACATAAGGCACCAGGTCGTCAGGGCTGTCGTCGTCAGGCAGAGGAAGGAGTACAGAAGGCTCGACGGCATGCGCGTCAAGTTCGAGGACAACGCGGCCGCGATAGTTACCCCCGAGGGCGTCCCGAGGGGAACCGAAATCAGGGGTGCCATCGCCAGGGAGGCCGCCGAGAGGTGGGTCAGGCTCGGTAGCATAGCGAGCATAGTGCTGTGAGGTGAGAGTTATGAAGCTTGATATGAAGCAGCCGAGAAAGCAGAGGAAGTTCCTCTACAACGCTCCCCTTCACCTTAGGAACAAGATAATGAGCGCGACCCTCAGCGAGGACCTCCGGGAGAAGTACGGCGTCAGGAACCTCCCGATTAGGGTCGGCGACAAGGTCAGGGTCATGCGCGGGGACTTCAAGGGTAAGGAGGGAAAGGTCGTCGAGGTCGACCTCAAGAGGTACAGGATTCACGTTGAGGGAGTTACCCAGAAGAAGACCGACGGAACCGAGGTTTACTACCCGCTCCACCCCTCGAACGTGATGATTGTTGACCTCAACCTCGACGATGAGAGGAGAGAGAAGATAATTAAGAGGAGGGCTGAGTGATGGCGAGAAAGGGTCCGAAGAGGCACCTTAAGAGGCTTGCCGCTCCAACCGCGTGGTACATACACAGGAAGGCCTACAAGTGGGCCGTTCGCCCGAGCCCGGGTCCGCACAGCATGAAGACTTCCATACCGCTCCTTTACATAGTCAGGGACTACCTCGGCTACGCCAAGACCGCTCGTGAGGCTAGGAAGATACTCAACGAGGGCAAGATACTCGTTGACGGTCGCGTTAGGAAGGACTACAAGTTCCCGGTTGGAATCATGGACGTCGTCTCGATTCCGGAAACCGGAGAGCACTACAGGGTTCTGCCCAACAGGATTGGCAAGCTCATCCTCCACCCGATAAGCGAGGAGGAGGCCAAGCTCAAGCCTTTCAGGATTGACAACAAGAGGATGGTCAAGGGCGCGAAGGTTCAGCTCAACCTCCACGACGGAACCAACCACCTCGTTAGCCTTGCCGAGAAGGACGCCTACAAGACCTCTTACACCGTCATCATGAAGGTCCCTGAGAGGCAGATAGTCAAGATACTGCCCTTCGAGGTCGGTGCCTACGTCTTCGTTACCCAGGGTAAGAACGTCGCGAGGAAGGGTAAGATAGTCGAGGTCAGGCACTTCCCGATGGGCTGGCCCGACGTCGTCACCATCGAGGACGAGAACGGCGAGCTCTTCGACACCCTGAAGGAGTACGCCTTCGTCGTTGGTAAGGAGGAGCCGGAGATTTCCCTTCCGTGAGGTGAGAGACGATGCAGATTAACAGGGAGGCTATCCTTGCAGACTGGGAAGCTCACCCGATGAGGAAGCCGAGGATTGCGAAGCTCACCATAAACATCGGTGTTGGCGAGAGCGGTGAGAGGCTTACCAAGGCCGAGAAGATGCTCCAGGACCTCGTCGGCCAGAAGCCGATAAGGAGGCGCGCGAAGCAGACCAACAAGGACTTCGGAATAAGGCGCGGTGAGCCGATAGCGGTTAAGGTCACTCTCCGTGGAAAGAAGGCCTACGAGATGCTTGACAGGCTCCTTGAGGCCGTTGACAGGAAGCTTAGCGTCGGCAACTTCGACGAGCACGGGAACTTCTGCTTTGGAATCCAGGAGCACATCAACATACCGGGCGTCGAGTACGACCCCGAGATAGGTATCTTCGGTATGGACGTCTGCGTCACCCTTGAGAGGCCCGGCTTTAGGGTCGCCAAGAGGAAGAGGCAGAGGAGGAAGATACCGACCAGGCACAAGCTGACGAAGGAAGAGGGTATAGTCTTCGCTATTGAGGAGTTCAAGGTCAACGTGGAGGGATTGTGAGATGGCGAAGGCTGATTACAACAAGAGGAAGCCGAGGAAGTTTGGTAAGGGAGCGAGAAGGTGCATGCGCTGCGGCCAGTACGGCCCGATAATCAGGATACACGGCCTTATGCTCTGCAGGCACTGCTTCCGCGAGGTCGCTCCAAAACTCGGCTTCAAGAAGTATGAGTGAGGTGAGAAGCGATGACTCTGCTTGACCCGCTTGCGAACGCTCTCTCCCACATGACCAACAGCGAGAGGGTTGGAAAGAAGGAGGTCTACATAAAGCCCGCCTCGAAGCTCATCGGTGAGGTTCTCAGGGTTATGCAGGAGAACGGCTACATCGGCGAGTTCGAGTTCATAGACGATGGAAGGGCAGGCATCTACCGCGTTCAGCTCATCGGCAAGATAAACAAGGCAGGAGCGATTAAGCCGAGGTTCCCGGTCAAGGCCAGGGACTACGAGTACTGGGAGAAGAGGTTCCTTCCGGCCTTCGAGTTCGGAATCCTCATAGTGTCCACCTCCCAGGGCGTTATGACCCACAAGGAGGCCCGTGAGAAGGGCATCGGCGGAAGGCTGATAGCCTACGTCTACTGAGGTGAGAGCGATGCCGATAGACGCGTGGGTAAGGGAAGAGGTTGAGATCCCAGAGGGAGTCGAGGTCACCGTCGAGGGAAACACCGTCAAGGTCAAGGGTCCCAAGGGTGAGCTCCAGAGGGAGCTCAAGTACCCGGGCGTTAAGATATTCACCGAGGACGGCAAGGTCGTTGTTTACAAGGAGTTCCCGAGGAAGAAGGACATCGCCATCGCCAGAACCTTCAAGGCCCACATAGCCAACATGATTAAGGGCGTCACCGAGGGCTTCACCTACAAGCTCAAAGTGGTCTACAGCCACTTCCCGGTCACCGTCAAGGTCCAGGGCGACGAGGTCGTCATCGAGAACTTCCTCGGTGAGAAGAACCCGAGGAGGGCCAAAATCCTCCCGGGCGTTACCGTCAAGGTTCGCGGTCAGGAGATACTCGTCGAGGGCATAGACAAGGAAGCCGTCGGCCAGACCGCGGCCAACATCGAGCAGGCCACGAGGATAACGAAGTGGGACAGGCGTGTCTTCCAGGATGGTATTTACATAGTTGATAAGGCTGGCAAGCCGATAAAGTTCTGAGGTGTGAGAAATGGACGAGAAGGCGAGACTCCTTAGGGTGAGGGCCAGGCTCAAGAGGAAGAAGCCCAAGTTCCTCCGTCAGGAGTGGTGGAGGTACCCGAAGTTCAAGAACGACCCCAAGTGGCGCAGGCCCAAGGGAATCGACAGCAAGATGAGGCTCAAGAAGAAGGGCAAGCCCCGCTCACCCAGCATAGGCTGGAGCTCACCGAAGGCCGTTCGCGGGCTTCACCCGAGCGGTTACGA includes the following:
- a CDS encoding tungsten cofactor oxidoreductase radical SAM maturase translates to MEDHHLFDLSDYKVLIPKKPDIHYLYIEITNRCNLRCEMCFKQYWDDPEGDMDWELFLKILDDAEELPELEMIYFGGIGEPTVHPRFMDMAKEVKKRGFALGISTNGFLLTDKRIEELVKLGLDLIYFSIDSVPTQPVDIGHIKPDYTSSRIRKIQEVKRELGSDVPHIGVEVVATKENYRELPEIAHYVGSLGVDTLLISNLIPITKEHAELIVYDGSVDMKPIVDKLEAIYHGYLHKIAEFSLRTERKCEFVDKKVAVVRWDGEVAPCYRFLHTYPEIILGREKKVYAHSFGNVREKSLAEIWTNREYSWFRYVVKNALYPSCTDCPLNESCSFVQDTNYDCWGNTPSCADCLWSRRIVLCPIPEKGMKGFW
- a CDS encoding putative RNA uridine N3 methyltransferase; this encodes MAWHVFIPDSLLEETDNPKIRTYKVGQVARACAIFGVEHIWIYRAGGRDGKFIKTVLEYMETPQYLRKRLFPLMPELKYVGVVPPLRTPHHKLKGKPKVGEIREGYAFRKGRRIYADIGLDELALVGGNVEGRATFRIVSTRPLKVVPAKPVEYWGYKVHLSGKPLAKTLKKAHLDLAIATSRKGRDVRKVNLPPLEGEVGIVFGSPRKGVMELLGGEYEFDFVLNTIPNQKTKTVRTEEALLATLAIFNLMRRD
- a CDS encoding 50S ribosomal protein L3; this encodes MGKVHRPRRGSLAFSPRKRARSVVPRIKKWPKDSEVRMLGFAGYKAGMTHILMIDDSPGLTKGKEIFVPVTIVEVPPLFVYGIRAYKQGYLGLETATEVWFHELNDNVKRRIKTLPKNYDEEAFKAKLGQLEDLVNDGEIVDVRLLVHTQPWLIKLKKKPEVMEYAIGGDDVKAKFDYAKEKIGKELRASEVLHEGELLDVIAVTKGKGTQGPVKRWGVKVQFHKAQRAGKGRHIGNLGPWHPARVMWTVPQAGQMGFHHRTEFNKRLIAIGENGKLVLNGNEIEITPKGGFPHYGIVRSDFLMIEGSVPGSFKRIIRVRPAIRPPKKKPPVERPQITYVSRESKQ
- the rpl4p gene encoding 50S ribosomal protein L4 → MKVKVFNLEGEPVEEIELPKVFSTPFRPDLIRRAVIASWTHRIQPQGRDPQAGKRRVTENIGKGHGMARVERIKTPPRFAAFVPFARGGRRTHPPKVEKIIWEDINKKERRLAIMSAIAATANPDLVKARGHVTDNVPAFPLVVVDDLEKVFKTAQTREIFKKLGVWDDIERAKRNTKIRAGKGKMRGRRYKKAKGPLIVVAKNEGIVQGARNHPGVDVVTVDSLGVELLAPGTHPGRLTVWTKGAIERLREIYG
- a CDS encoding 50S ribosomal protein L23, which gives rise to MDPYKVIIRPLVTEKAVSLIERENKLTFIVDRRATKADIKRAVEEMFNVKVEKVNTLITMRGEKKAYVKLKPEYDASEIAARLGLF
- a CDS encoding 50S ribosomal protein L2, whose product is MGKSLIQQRRGKGTTTFRAPSHRYRGAVKYVPLNVVKEKTLRGIVEEILHDPGRTAPVARVKFEDGTKKLILAPEGVLVGQEVYIGPEAPIAIGNTLPLAKIPEGTYVYNIEGVPGDGGKYVRAGGTYALVVSREKDKVIVQLPSGELKQFKPECRATIGVVAGGGRLEKPIVKAGKAYYIAKARNRFWPKPRGVKMNAVNHPHGGKEHHIGRPSTVSRRAPPGRKVGHIAARRTGRRK
- a CDS encoding 30S ribosomal protein S19, giving the protein MARKKEFKYRGYTLDELLNMSLEEFAKLLPARQRRSLKRGLSPEQKKLLRKIRLAKKGKYNKPIRTHSRDMIVLPEMVGITIHVYNGKEFVPIEIKEEMIGHYLGEFALTRKIVQHGSPGVGATRSSMFVAIK
- the rplV gene encoding 50S ribosomal protein L22 encodes the protein MSRGRFSYSFQNFDPERMARASGRDLRISPKHSVELLREIRGMMLNDALKYLDDVINLRRPVPMKRFNDSQGHKPGKGFGPGRYPVKVAKAVKKILLNAKNNAEQKGLDVDRLKIIHAAAHRGPVLRGYIPRAFGRATPFNEETTHIEIVVEEIRR
- a CDS encoding 30S ribosomal protein S3 — translated: MAIERYFIKEGVKEMLIDEYLEKELRRGGYGGLDIKKTPLGTKVIIFAASPGYVIGRGGRRIRQLTRILETQFGLENPQIEVEEIKNPYLNAKVQAVRLAQALERGIHFRRAAYSAIRAIMRNGARGVEIRLSGKLTGERAKSVRFYQGYLAKVGNPAETLVSKGYAQALLKLGVIGVKVAIMPPDARLPDEIEVKDIVEEEVSADEAQ
- the rpmC gene encoding 50S ribosomal protein L29; translated protein: MKPSEIREMSIEEIDKKIRELRLELAKERGVLTMGASMENPMVIRNLRRDIARLLTIKKEKLREKR
- the yciH gene encoding stress response translation initiation inhibitor YciH, which codes for MLFKEVLKEQQRIRVYIERARYGKLKTIIEGIDEKEFDLEDIAKKLKAKLACGGTVKKGRIELQGDHRDRIKKLLGDLGFSEELIEVE
- a CDS encoding ribonuclease P protein component 1, whose product is MWRNREEGKDRAPGRPQGPYQEVARRPWIFRGAHRGRVTRKNIVWHELIGLKAKIIRASHPELVGIEGYVLDETRNTLTIGGERVWVVPKDVVEIEFDLGDEKIRINGRDLIGRPEMRLKKRWRK
- a CDS encoding 30S ribosomal protein S17, translating into MREIGLRVQPPAEVCNDPKCPWHGNLKIHGRYVEGIVVSDKGKKTVVVERQYYHYLKKYERYELRRSKVHAHNPECINAKTGDKVLIAETRPISKTKSWVVVAVLERAERKEGV
- a CDS encoding 50S ribosomal protein L14; the encoded protein is MAKKGAGATRGISPVRPTRALPIGAYLKVADNSGAKVIQIIGVVGYKGTRRRLASAGVGDMVVATVKKGRPDIRHQVVRAVVVRQRKEYRRLDGMRVKFEDNAAAIVTPEGVPRGTEIRGAIAREAAERWVRLGSIASIVL
- the rplX gene encoding 50S ribosomal protein L24; this translates as MKLDMKQPRKQRKFLYNAPLHLRNKIMSATLSEDLREKYGVRNLPIRVGDKVRVMRGDFKGKEGKVVEVDLKRYRIHVEGVTQKKTDGTEVYYPLHPSNVMIVDLNLDDERREKIIKRRAE